Proteins encoded in a region of the Anopheles ziemanni chromosome 2, idAnoZiCoDA_A2_x.2, whole genome shotgun sequence genome:
- the LOC131293634 gene encoding LOW QUALITY PROTEIN: uncharacterized transmembrane protein DDB_G0289901-like (The sequence of the model RefSeq protein was modified relative to this genomic sequence to represent the inferred CDS: substituted 1 base at 1 genomic stop codon), giving the protein MVKGVRARNGADPYGRWLWYGAVLLLQVPSTFDAHYVPPGSDTCRLCLCDNGHPKACKAVLCSPPHDCKSFQIGSSCCEFICLDDTLGSTPDKNYDLGMXLVASGAIVTFSLTLLFFVISRLRHRKTRAQEGREVIDDPSQRNLVSNVGYIGGNIGYLGGGTMNMDYSYVDHAVAPHYQLWKPPGAYYTRGEAPPPYEEAIAIAHAESLSSCTVSVATSTARNFPLGIVQDADSVSNITANTTNLINININGNSNAGIGNAEIGSIGSSIGRSVATITSDDPPFLTSTGGNSRSVGGGDNNDTNGGSIMAMYNHHHHHQGTSATEHCGTDNGNEDRASGDHPVAVVGIQHCGGANSSTAPYGDGSELCMSSSCELNMNARCNFIQHDTAAGSVGGSSHGPGVFGMLPKDDHCPPIGMMRQSNRQSMAEDKINDNVHNHRHRQMISAGGGNGGNMHQQSSSSPLAPSQSFMQSVPVPMMFTDNNSPGGTVSAVTTSSDDGMFMAKNRMTGKKYHRTIPRQFSIVDPIINPIKTNTFVVAAAAAATSSSASSSTPMTQHATSRESGKLGSHRVNGTGGSVTPTGSVSTATSTTEMNRGGKQCHCPVQHKAILTAYQPVGSGQPPTGSLSVVEAGYRSQGNDQSRSKQPSSVNGDRGAHLAVERNAGGGDGGSSSAKSISVPALGTQRYQHEKDYQSNSLSFAGAVGGVHSGKSLKATHNHQQNHYLHHNAHIGATESKASGVGMDELMNSRQHGLSSTDGDDRSVLHKKSSLAVGSGGGGGPINPILPPKHGHSAGGQLSQRSGSMHQKRISFLESPSTGGPGSVSNGGGAKLSEHRRSPVPPSHDGVVGTGGGALKLASGAATPGNGYSNSLPRHSFTTARSYEQRKQRSMASAATYGDRVGISKSNPRHVRSGDGLPLHEKSPYDSNTLPKNGSSASVGRKTSLVTEAVNHIPSVINIPVPPPPANVFGLRTNSPSSIGLSSESGIIKQQGCNDGGGPSSTGSSKHSSTLTYTMAENGGSNKRKGAGGRGGSGGTAGDGGDGGSGAKGSAPVAGSAGGTGGAGGGTLKGDTVAGCSNTTKQPILLPLPVLMTTITNCANPREHVLPNDNSLDEDYLSECENCKSSSNARYYLDLQDNSKVSAPVQETMTLQRKIPDNAEEEQQNYYRVSSTLPTNTSKRNAPVANKDRVAWFSTIPASSSSDDEETCE; this is encoded by the exons ATGGTGAAAGGCGTTCGTGCAAGAAACGGTGCGGACCCGTACGGACGGTGGCTTTGGTATGGTGCTGTACTGTTGCTTCAAGTTCCCTCTACATTTG ATGCCCACTACGTCCCGCCCGGTTCGGATACTTGTCGATTGTGTTTATGCGATAATGGTCACCCGAAGGCGTGCAAGGCGGTCCTATGTTCGCCGCCGCACGACTGCAAGTCCTTCCAGATAGGCAGTTCCTGTTGCGAATTCATCTGTCTGGACGATACGCTTGGCAGTACGCCAGACAAAAACTACGATCTTGGCATGTGACTAGTGGCCAGTGGAGCAATTGTCACGTTTTCGCTAACGCTGCTATTCTTCGTCATCAGCCGATTGCGGCATCGCAAAACCCGCGCCCAGGAGGGTCGCGAGGTGATCGATGACCCATCGCAGCGCAATTTGGTGAGCAACGTCGGTTACATCGGTGGCAACATTGGCTATCTTGGTGGGGGCACGATGAACATGGACTACTCCTACGTTGACCACGCCGTCGCGCCACACTATCAGCTATGGAAGCCGCCCGGTGCGTACTATACGCGAGGAGAAGCTCCACCGCCGTACGAGGAGGCCATAGCGATAGCTCACGCCGAGTCACTAAGCTCTTGCACTGTAAG TGTGGCTACGTCTACTGCCCGCAATTTTCCGCTCGGTATCGTACAGGACGCGGACAGCGTATCCAACATTACAGCAAATACAACCAATCTgatcaatataaatataaacggTAACTCCAACGCCGGCATTGGGAACGCCGAAATTGGAAGCATCGGAAGCAGCATTGGGCGCAGTGTTGCTACCATCACCAGTGACGATCCGCCGTTCTTGACATCCACCGGAGGCAACAGCCGTTCGGTCGGTGGCGGTGATAACAACGACACTAACGGTGGTTCTATTATGGCCAtgtacaaccaccaccaccaccaccagggtACATCCGCCACCGAGCACTGCGGAACGGACAACGGCAACGAAGACCGAGCTTCCGGTGATCACCCGGTAGCCGTTGTTGGCATACAGCACTGCGGTGGAGCTAATTCTTCGACGGCTCCGTACGGCGATGGCAGTGAACTGTGTATGAGCTCCAGCTGCGAGCTGAACATGAATGCACGCTGCAATTTCATCCAGCATGACACGGCCGCTGGCTCCGTCGGGGGCTCTTCCCATGGGCCGGGAGTGTTCGGAATGCTGCCAAAAGACGACCACTGCCCGCCGATCGGAATGATGCGGCAGTCGAACCGTCAGTCGATGGCTGAGGATAAGATCAATGACAACGTCCACaaccatcgtcatcgtcagaTGATTTCTGCCGGCGGCGGCAATGGAGGCAACATGCACCAGCAATCCAGCTCGTCGCCACTGGCTCCTTCCCAGTCATTCATGCAATCCGTCCCAGTGCCGATGATGTTTACCGATAACAATTCTCCCGGTGGTACCGTCAGTGCCGTCACTACCAGTTCCGACGACGGCATGTTCATGGCAAAGAACCGCATGACGGGGAAAAAGTATCATCGTACGATACCGCGACAGTTTTCAATCGTCGATCCGATCATCAACCCGATCAAGACGAACACGTTCGtagtggcggcggcggcagcagccaCTTCTTCTTCAGCTTCATCGTCGACACCAATGACGCAGCACGCCACTAGTCGGGAGTCGGGAAAGCTCGGTTCGCATCGAGTGAACGGTACGGGAGGAAGTGTTACACCGACCGGCAGTGTCAGTACGGCTACATCGACAACGGAAATGAACCGTGGCGGCAAGCAGTGCCACTGTCCGGTGCAGCATAAGGCGATCTTGACGGCCTACCAGCCCGTCGGTTCTGGGCAACCGCCCACCGGTTCGTTGTCCGTAGTCGAGGCGGGATACCGAAGCCAGGGAAATGACCAGTCACGCAGCAAGCAACCGTCTTCCGTCAATGGCGACCGTGGAGCGCATCTGGCAGTTGAAAGAAACGCTGGCGGAGGTGATGGGGGTAGCTCATCGGCGAAGAGCATCTCTGTTCCGGCACTCGGTACCCAGCGTTACCAGCATGAGAAGGACTATCAGAGCAACAGCTTGTCGTTTGCCGGTGCCGTCGGTGGTGTACACAGTGGAAAAAGCCTCAAAGCAACGCACAACCACCAGCAAAATCACTATCTGCACCACAATGCTCATATCGGTGCCACCGAATCGAAGGCTTCCGGCGTGGGAATGGACGAACTGATGAATTCCCGCCAGCATGGTCTTTCGTCGACCGATGGCGACGATCGTTCGGTGCTACACAAGAAGTCTTCATTAGCCGTGGGTtctggtggaggtggaggacCGATAAATCCGATCCTTCCACCGAAG CATGGCCATTCGGCGGGAGGACAGTTATCGCAGCGCAGCGGTTCTATGCACCAGAAAAGGATATCTTTTCTTGAAAGTCCCAGCACCGGCGGCCCCGGATCGGTCAGTAATGGTGGAGGTGCGAAACTGAGCGAGCACCGTAGATCACCCGTACCGCCAAGCCACGATGGCGTTGTGGGTACTGGCGGGGGTGCACTGAAGCTCGCTAGCGGAGCCGCCACCCCGGGGAACGGTTACTCCAACTCTTTGCCGAGACATTCCTTCACCACCGCTAGGAGCTACGAGCAACGCAAACAACGTAGTATGGCATCGGCGGCAACGTACGGAGATCGTGTAGGCATCTCTAAGTCAAACCCAAGGCATGTCCGTTCCGGCGATGGTTTACCGCTGCATGAGAAATCTCCGTACGATAGCAATACGCTGCCCAAGAACGGTTCAAGCGCAAGCGTCGGGCGCAAGACTAGTCTCGTGACCGAAGCGGTCAACCATATACCCTCGGTAATCAACATTCCAGTTCCACCACCGCCAGCAAACGTGTTCGGGTTGAGAACCAACTCTCCGTCGTCGATCGGATTGTCCAGCGAAAGCGGCATCATCAAACAGCAAGGCTGTAATGACGGTGGTGGACCTTCGTCCACCGGAAGCTCAAAGCATAGCTCGACGTTGACGTACACTATGGCGGAAAACGGAGGAAGCAACAAACGAAAGGGTGctggaggacgaggaggatcCGGTGGAACAGCAGGAGATGGAGGTGACGGTGGCTCTGGGGCGAAAGGATCCGCACCAGTAGCGGGAAGTGCAGGAGGAACAGGAGGAGCAGGTGGGGGAACCCTGAAAGGCGACACTGTTGCGGGCTGCAGCAACACCACTAAGCAACCGATACTACTACCACTGCCGGTACTCATGACGACGATCACAAATTGTGCCAATCCACGGGAACACGTGCTACCCAACGACAACAGTCTCGACGAGGACTACTTGAGCGAGTGTGAGAATTGCAAATCTTCCAGTAACGCACGATACTACCTGGATTTGCAGGACAACAGCAAAGTGAGCGCACCGGTGCAGGAAACGATGACACTGCAGCGAAAGATACCGGATAACGCGGAAGAGGAACAGCAGAACTACTACCGGGTGTCGTCGACTTTGCCAACCAACACGAGCAAACGCAATGCGCC ggTTGCCAATAAGGATCGCGTTGCTTGGTTCTCTACCATACCGGCCAGCTCCTCTTCCGACGACGAAGAGACCTGCGAGTAA